Sequence from the Chloroflexaceae bacterium genome:
GCTCAGTGTCGTGGCCACCCGCACCTCGAACCGCCTGGGCGTGCCAGCCCTGCTGCTGTTTCTGGGCATCGGGATGCTTGCCGGCATTGACGGCCCGGGGCGCATTGACTTTAACGATTTTGGACTGGCGCAGACCATCGGCGTGATCGCGCTGGCGTACATTTTGTTCTCTGGCGGTCTGGATACTGACTGGACAGCCATTCGTCCGGTGCTGGCGCAGGGGGTGGCGCTGGCCAATGTCGGCGTAGTGCTCAGCGCTGTTCTCCTGTGCGGCTTCGCCGTGCTGGCGCTCAACCTCGACTGGCGCACCGGCTTGCTGCTGGGAGCCATCGTCTCGTCTACCGACGCGGCGGCGGTCTTCTCGGTGCTGCGCGAGCGGGGCGTCAACCTAAAGCACAACCTCGAACCGCTCATAGAGCTGGAGTCAGGCTCAAACGACCCGATTGCGGTCTTTCTGACGATCGGACTGGTGGATCTCATCACCACCCCGGGCGCCACGCTGCTGAACCTGGTCCCCAGTTTCATCCTCCAGATGGCCCTTGGCGCGGCGGGGGGCGCTCTGTTTGGCTGGTTGATCGTGTTTACGGTCAATCGCATTCGCCTGCAACAGGAGGGCTTGTACGTGGTCTTTACCCTCGCCGCGACGATGCTGACCTACGCGGCCACCGCTCTGGTTGGGGGCAATGGCTTCCTGGCCGTGTATCTGGCGGGGATCGTGGTGGGGAACCGCAACATTGTGCACAAGCGCAGTATTCTGCGCTTTCACGACGGGATCGCCTGGCTGATGCAGATTACCATGTTTCTGACACTGGGCCTGCTGGTCACGCCCTCGCAACTGCTGCCGGTCGCGCCAGTGGGGCTGCTAGTGGCCCTGTTCCTCGTCTTCGTCGCCCGGCCGCTGAGCGTCATCGGGTCGCTGATCTGGTTTCGGCGCTCGTTGCGTGAGCTGGGGATGGTATCCTGGGCGGGATTGCGCGGGGCGGTACCCATTATTCTGGCGACGTTTCCCCTGACCAGCGGGATACCGGGAGCAACAACCATCTTTAACGTCATCTTCTTCGTGGTGCTGGTATCGGTATTGCTGCAAGGGATGACGATTAACCGGGTCGCGCGCTGGCTGGGGCTGAACGCCGACAAGCCGCGGGGCGCCGACCGCCACACCTTCGTGCCGGATGTGCGTCTTAACAGCCGGCTGTTCGAGGTCATCGTCCCCGAAGGCTCCTCACTGGTAGGCAGCAGCCTGCTGGAACTGGGTCTGCCGCGGGGGGTGCTGGTGGTGCAGATCCACCGTGACGGCGACGCGCTTATTCCTAACGGGAGCACCGTGCTCCACGCGGGCGACCATCTGCTGGTGCTGGCCACGCCCGAAACCCGATCGACCCTTGAACAGTTGTGCGACGAGTGCAGCGTGCAGTTGCTTAGCCCGGTGACCCTGGTGCGTCCGGTTGAGTTGCTTTCCAGCGAGATACGCCGAGGGTGATGCGATTTTGGATTGCGGATTTTGGATTTCTGATTGACGAAGTTTCAATAGCACAGACTCCGTTATGTTGTCCGAGCGACCACGTGGCCCTGGCTTCAGCATTGCCGCTTACGACCGGGATCTGGTTGAGACGATCATCCGCGACTGGAGCGCCCAGCAACTTGCCCAGGAGCTGCGCGCCGGCAGGTTTGGAAAACGCCTCAACCCGCGCCAGACCGCCGAGCTTGAGGAGTTGCTGACGGCCTGGAAGCAGCGGGCGCTCGGTCCGATGCCGCTTCGTGACGCGTTGCTGGTTGACGAGGCGCGGGGGCGGCGCGTCTTTGCGCTGATCTGCGCTGCACTGACGGTTCAGCGCGCGGGCGTGCCGCCCGAGTTGCACGCTGCGCTTCCAGCAGGCTCGGTTGACCTGGAGGGGTTGCCCGAACCGCTCGCCGAGGACCCGGCCCTGAGCGCCCTGGCCGAGGCTGCGGCGCGCAGTGGCCTGCGGCTGGCGGTGCAACAGGCGCCCGATGAGTTTCCCTACCCCGACAATCTGGAGGCGCTGACGCCCCCGCCACCCCGTCCGGCGCGCGCGATGGACGAATTCGAGCAGCCCACGGGCTGGCGGCGGAATGTGGCCATTCTGCTGGCGGCCAGCGGAGTGGCGCTTCTCCTGCTGCCATTGCTCGGCGGGCAGATTCCCGAACGTCCCGCCGGCCTGCCGCTGGCCCTGATTACCCTGGCCCTCCTGGTGGGCATTCGCGCTGGCTGGGCTGGCTACGCCGGCTCACTCTGCATCTGGCTGGTGGCCAACCTGCCCGGCTTCCACCACGGTACGGCCCTGCACGCTCTCTGGCCCGCGCTCCCGCTGCTCGCCGCCGGGCTGGTCCTGCTGAGCGCCGACCGGCGTGTGCGGGCCATGTGGCGCTGGATCAGGCGCCGCCTGCCCTGGCAGCGTCCAGATGCGGGGCGATAGGCTGCTCGCCGGCGTGGGAGATTAAGCCAGCAGAGCGTTTTCCCCATCCCAACGCGCTGACCGCTTCGCCCCTGCACGTCCGTGTGACGCCTGCGGGGCGTCGGGCGTCGCGGAGCGAACCGGCAGGGGCGACCGGCCGGTCGCCCCTGCCGAAGGCCCAGCTCGCGCGTCATGCATAGGTCCCGAAGGGGGGACTCTTCTCAGGTGTAGGATTTTCCGGCGCATCCTCGCGCCGCATGCGCCATCCGGGGCATTGGGACGCCCAACTTCCCCCTCTCCCGCGCGCGAGAGAGTGGAGGGGGGATGAGGACCGTAAGCGCAGTGGAATGCCGAAAACCCCTGCTCGCCCAAAAAATCCTACGCCTGAGAGGGGGGGACCTGCGACCTCCACGCCCCTCGCCGAGACGATGTAGTGTTGTGGAACTGGCAACCCGCTTCTCCAACCCAACGCGCAGGCGAAGTTGCCCGACCCATTGCCAACCATAGAAGCGCAGCAGATCCGGGCATCGTTGCAGGTATACCTCGCGCATCACGGAGAGACGGTTCCGACACCCTCCATGCGTGAAGAGACCTTTCCGCACGGTGAGCATGCCATTTCGCGCAAGGCCGCGGTTTGAGGCTATACTGATCTGAACATGGGGGAGTCTGATCGCTGGCGTCTCTCCGCGCCATGGCGTGCGGGGGCGGGCGCACGGCAGGCTTCCCTGCACTTCCTATTAGTCTGTGAACAAAGTTTTTCGCCAAACCCCTGCTCCCTCCCTAACCCTCCTCCACGGGTAGAAGGAGTCCGGCTCCTGCCCCAACGGGAGGAGGCTGGGAGGGTGGCAGAAATGCCGGGAAACTTACGTTGCAGACTAGAGGTATGTATCGCTCAAAGGTGGTGGCGGGCGCACAACGTGTGAACTGCCGACGCCCGTCATGCTTCGTCCGTTCGAGGAATCCTCGCAGCGCGGAGGGAGGGTAGCACAATGACGTGCCGAGAACGACTGGAAGCCTACTTGCAGGCCCAGGGAGTGCAGTACCGGGTCTATGAGCACCCGGCTGCCTATACGGCCCAGGCGGTGGCGGAGCGGGAGCACATTCCCAACAGGCTTATGGCCAAGGTGGTGATCGTGGTCGCCGATGGCGAGCTGGTCATGCTGGCGCTGCCCACGTCGCGTCGGGTTGACCTGGCCAGGGTCAGGGATGCGCTCGATGCGCGCGAAGTGCGCCTGGCGACCGAGACGGAGATGGCCACGGCGTTTCCCGACTGTGAAGTTGGCGCCACTCCGCCGTTTAACGCCGGGTACAATATGCCGCTCCTGGTTGACCGCGGGCTGGCCGAAGAACCGGTGATCTTCTTCCAGGCCGGCAGTCACAGCGTGGCCATGAGTATGGCATTCGCCGACTATGCGCGGCTGGCGCGGCCACGCCTGGCAGATTTCGCCGCCGAGCCGCGACGCCTGACGACAATCCGCGAAGATGTACGCGAACCAGGTGGCTGGTGAGCGCCTGCTGGCAACCGCAGTCTCCAGATGTCGGTCTGGGAGGGCCGTGCCCTCCCAGAGCCTCATGAGGAGGGTGCCATGGAACTGCACGTTGTGCCCATACGCAAGCCCGACGACTTGAACATCATCCTTGGCCAGACGCACTTCATCAAATCGGTCGAGGATCTCCACGAGGCGCTGGTCAATGCCGTGCCCGGAATCCGCTTCGGCCTGGCCTTTTGCGAGGCCTCGGGGGCGCGGCTGGTGCGCTGGAGCGGCACCGATGAGGCCCTGATAGACCTGGCCCGCACCAACGCCCTGGCACTGGGGGCCGGTCATAGTTTTATCATCGTCCTCGGCGCAGGGTACTACCCGGTGAACGTGTTGAACGCGATCAAACTGGCGCCGGAGGTGTGCCGGATCTTCTGCGCCACAGCCAATCCGGTTGAGGTAGTGATTGCCGAGACGGCAGCAGGCCGGGGCATTCTGGGGGTGATTGACGGCGCCTCGCCGCTGGGAGTTGAAGACGAGGCGGGGATCGCCTGGCGCAAGGGCCTGCTGCGGACGCTTGGCTACAAACTGTAGGGGTAGAATCAACGAGGCCGAGCAATCTTGCGATTTACTCGGCCCCGGTATTGAACGGGAAACGTTCCGTTT
This genomic interval carries:
- a CDS encoding potassium/proton antiporter, with the protein product MQIEFVMLIAAGLVLLSVVATRTSNRLGVPALLLFLGIGMLAGIDGPGRIDFNDFGLAQTIGVIALAYILFSGGLDTDWTAIRPVLAQGVALANVGVVLSAVLLCGFAVLALNLDWRTGLLLGAIVSSTDAAAVFSVLRERGVNLKHNLEPLIELESGSNDPIAVFLTIGLVDLITTPGATLLNLVPSFILQMALGAAGGALFGWLIVFTVNRIRLQQEGLYVVFTLAATMLTYAATALVGGNGFLAVYLAGIVVGNRNIVHKRSILRFHDGIAWLMQITMFLTLGLLVTPSQLLPVAPVGLLVALFLVFVARPLSVIGSLIWFRRSLRELGMVSWAGLRGAVPIILATFPLTSGIPGATTIFNVIFFVVLVSVLLQGMTINRVARWLGLNADKPRGADRHTFVPDVRLNSRLFEVIVPEGSSLVGSSLLELGLPRGVLVVQIHRDGDALIPNGSTVLHAGDHLLVLATPETRSTLEQLCDECSVQLLSPVTLVRPVELLSSEIRRG
- a CDS encoding YbaK/EbsC family protein, whose amino-acid sequence is MTCRERLEAYLQAQGVQYRVYEHPAAYTAQAVAEREHIPNRLMAKVVIVVADGELVMLALPTSRRVDLARVRDALDAREVRLATETEMATAFPDCEVGATPPFNAGYNMPLLVDRGLAEEPVIFFQAGSHSVAMSMAFADYARLARPRLADFAAEPRRLTTIREDVREPGGW
- a CDS encoding adenosine-specific kinase, whose product is MELHVVPIRKPDDLNIILGQTHFIKSVEDLHEALVNAVPGIRFGLAFCEASGARLVRWSGTDEALIDLARTNALALGAGHSFIIVLGAGYYPVNVLNAIKLAPEVCRIFCATANPVEVVIAETAAGRGILGVIDGASPLGVEDEAGIAWRKGLLRTLGYKL